The genomic segment TCTAGAAGTGGTTATTGCTAGTTTACATCCACCTTGTATTCAACCAAGTACACTAGAAATTAACACAGAAACCATAGTCAATACATTAAGAAACCCTAAAGTAGATATTATAGGTCACCCAGACGATTCAAGATATCCCTTAGACTATGATATTGTGGTAAAAGAAGCAAAAGACAATAATAAATTATTAGAACTTAACAATAGCTCATTAAATCCTCAAGGCTTTAGAGAAGGTGCTAGAAAAAATGCAACAAAAATGCTAGAGTTATGTAAACAATACAACCATCCTATTATTATAGGCAGTGATGCCCATATTTCTTTTGATGTGGGGAACTTTGATTACGCCAAATCATTAATAGAAGAAGTGAATTTTCCAGAAGCATTGATTATGAATACTTCTGTGGATAAAATAAAAAAACATCTAAACTTAGTGGATTAGTCTTTACTTTACTGATTTAAAATGATAAAATTTAATGTAGTAATAGATTAAACGTATTGATAAACTTTGATATAGGGACTTATTGACTAAAGGAGCAATGATTATGAGTAAAAATATAAGAACAGAGGCTGTAGATCAGCTCTTTAATGCGGTGTTGCATTTAGAGAACTTAGAGGAATGCTATGCCTTTTTTGAAGATATTTGTACAGTTAATGAAATTTTATCGTTGGCACAACGATTTGAAGTGGCAAAGATGTTAAGAGAACAAAAAACCTATCTAGAAATTGCTGAAAAGACAGGTGCGTCAACAGCAACCATTAGTCGTGTGAATCGTTCCCTTAATTACGGTAATGATGGCTATGATATGGTATTTGAAAGAATGAAAAAATAAAAAAAACGGTAATCCTTATAGTAGCTAAGGTATTACCGTTTTTTTTATTCTTTTTCTGTTTCATCTTCTTTTGTAAAATAAGCATCAATTAATTTCTCTGCCAAATGTTTTTTCATATAAGCTTCAAAATTTAAAAGGGATATTAAACCAAATAAAAATAACGTTTCATTTTCTTTGCCATTGATATCTGAAAAAGCTTCTCTGGATAAATCAATTTTTTTCA from the Natranaerovirga hydrolytica genome contains:
- a CDS encoding YerC/YecD family TrpR-related protein, translating into MSKNIRTEAVDQLFNAVLHLENLEECYAFFEDICTVNEILSLAQRFEVAKMLREQKTYLEIAEKTGASTATISRVNRSLNYGNDGYDMVFERMKK
- a CDS encoding phosphatase is translated as MNYEFDLHMHTIVSGHAYSTLQEMVKSAAEKGLKMIGITEHAYSMPGAPLPLYFHNLKVVPKEMYGVRVLKGIEANILNSKGTIDLDNYTKNYLEVVIASLHPPCIQPSTLEINTETIVNTLRNPKVDIIGHPDDSRYPLDYDIVVKEAKDNNKLLELNNSSLNPQGFREGARKNATKMLELCKQYNHPIIIGSDAHISFDVGNFDYAKSLIEEVNFPEALIMNTSVDKIKKHLNLVD